A region from the Dermacentor andersoni chromosome 11, qqDerAnde1_hic_scaffold, whole genome shotgun sequence genome encodes:
- the LOC126539579 gene encoding uncharacterized protein has product MHLYLYFLVPLAYTLMQGSEAGSPVDSNLYMDSLLTTLVPLHARSLGLENVSVPNCAFKVPSTAVTNRDVCVELHGGRLLGLVTPGLTRRGQCSAPGWLGMNITVGCYVSLDNTHLSYTGSAKGDSLLNTNRSMVLQATPFSANTLLEVTSTPGGVPRVRTWALQPFTFVVGTSPKLNLNSARQATFDKEASKCAYASLSNVLLVAYREALERAVSATRLPLP; this is encoded by the exons ATGCATTTGTACCTGTATTTCTTGGTCCCACTTGCCTACACGCTGATGCAAG GGTCAGAGGCAGGCAGTCCTGTCGATTCCAACCTGTATATGGACAGTCTTCTCACGACCCTGGTGCCCCTGCATGCCCGCAGCCTGGGGCTGGAGAATGTCAGTGTGCCAAACTGTGCATTCAAGGTGCCTAGCACAGCCGTTACCAATCGCGACGTCTGTGTGGAGCTGCACGGTGGACGTTTGCTAGGGTTGGTCACTCCCGGACTCACTCGCAG GGGTCAGTGTTCGGCTCCTGGCTGGTTGGGCATGAACATCACGGTGGGCTGCTATGTGTCGCTGGACAACACACACCTCTCGTACACTGGCTCAGCCAAGGGCGACAGCTTGTTGAATACGAACCGGAGCATGGTGCTACAGGCTACACCCTTCAGTGCCAACACACTCCTCGAAGTCACCTCCACACCAG GTGGCGTGCCCCGAGTGCGCACTTGGGCTCTGCAGCCATTCACGTTTGTGGTGGGCACATCACCCAAGCTGAACCTCAATTCTGCTCGCCAGGCCACGTTCGACAAGGAGGCCAGCAAGTGTGCCTACGCTTCCCTGTCCAATGTACTCTTGGTGGCATACAGGGAAGCCCTGGAAAGGGCTGTGAGTGCCACAAGGTTGCCTCTGCCCTGA